The following proteins are co-located in the Pseudomonas antarctica genome:
- a CDS encoding di-heme-cytochrome C peroxidase codes for MRIFSRVLLLILAVLGIALTVVLYYTANPKLPDYVPVEQVHYQDQWSAADRQTYYFTPQGTQVKGLHYNWFTALELPFSEQRFATPEYLARFGFLVDPKQVPTAQNPGNLPVGFARHQNAGSNVEYLDITCAACHTGELHFKNQALRIDGGSAQHVLPSSVPTLRGGSFGQALVASLAATYYLPWKFDRFSRSVLGHDYDEHNKQQLRQDFKASLNQFLSVAWNDTHRGLYPTEEGPGRTDAFGRIANASFGDAISAENYRVANAPVDYPHLWDIWTFDWVQWNGSAQQPMARNIGEALGVGATLDFFDSAGQPLQGVARYPSSVRVRDLNRIEETLQRLKPPAWPEDLFGAVDKPLAAQGRALFAENCAGCHVPAVNQVNGRPVQQLKMLPVEYIGTDPSAATNIADQRYDLSALQWDAAELATLNVELHPKPSAPLDLHKMSVAQGLAYVTAFVEDHAYRAAGVTPAERPSLDGFGLPIGVRELRAYNARPLAGVWATPPFLHNGSVPTIFQLLSPQDERSTTFYKGTFNYDPRHLGFETGAFKNAFVFDTTITGNHNSGHEFRDGKRGNGVIGRALLPQERWALLEYLKVLGGPLEQQLP; via the coding sequence TTGCGCATTTTTTCCCGTGTTTTACTCCTGATACTTGCAGTACTGGGCATTGCCCTCACCGTGGTGCTCTATTACACCGCCAACCCCAAGCTGCCGGACTACGTGCCCGTGGAGCAGGTGCACTACCAGGACCAATGGAGTGCGGCTGATCGCCAGACGTATTACTTCACGCCTCAGGGCACCCAGGTAAAAGGCCTGCATTACAACTGGTTCACCGCTCTGGAACTGCCGTTTTCGGAGCAGCGTTTTGCCACGCCCGAATACCTCGCGCGCTTTGGTTTCCTGGTCGATCCCAAGCAAGTCCCTACCGCGCAGAACCCCGGCAACCTGCCGGTAGGTTTCGCCCGGCACCAGAACGCCGGCAGCAATGTTGAATACCTGGATATCACCTGCGCCGCCTGCCATACCGGCGAATTGCACTTCAAAAACCAGGCCCTGCGCATCGACGGCGGCTCGGCCCAGCATGTGCTGCCCTCCAGCGTGCCGACCCTGCGTGGCGGCAGTTTCGGCCAAGCCCTGGTGGCCAGTCTTGCCGCCACCTATTACCTGCCGTGGAAGTTCGACCGTTTCTCCCGCAGCGTGCTCGGTCACGACTATGACGAGCACAACAAGCAACAATTGCGTCAGGACTTCAAAGCGTCGCTGAACCAGTTCCTCAGCGTTGCCTGGAACGACACCCACCGCGGCCTCTACCCTACCGAAGAAGGGCCGGGGCGCACCGATGCGTTTGGCCGCATCGCCAATGCCAGCTTCGGCGACGCCATTTCAGCAGAGAATTATCGCGTCGCCAATGCGCCGGTGGACTACCCACACCTGTGGGATATCTGGACCTTCGACTGGGTGCAGTGGAACGGCTCAGCCCAGCAACCCATGGCGCGCAATATCGGTGAAGCCCTTGGCGTTGGCGCCACCCTGGATTTCTTCGACAGCGCCGGCCAGCCCCTTCAGGGCGTTGCGCGCTACCCATCGAGCGTACGGGTGCGTGACCTCAACCGAATCGAGGAGACCCTGCAACGCCTCAAACCACCCGCCTGGCCGGAAGACCTGTTCGGTGCCGTCGACAAGCCCCTCGCCGCCCAAGGCCGTGCACTGTTCGCCGAGAACTGTGCCGGCTGCCACGTGCCCGCCGTCAATCAGGTCAATGGTCGCCCGGTGCAGCAACTGAAGATGCTGCCTGTGGAATACATCGGCACCGACCCCAGCGCCGCCACTAACATCGCCGATCAGCGCTACGACCTCAGCGCCCTGCAATGGGACGCGGCGGAATTGGCCACGCTCAACGTCGAGTTGCACCCCAAGCCGAGCGCCCCGCTGGATCTGCACAAAATGTCGGTTGCCCAGGGCCTCGCCTACGTCACCGCCTTCGTCGAGGACCACGCCTACCGTGCGGCCGGCGTGACCCCGGCCGAACGCCCAAGCCTGGACGGGTTCGGCCTGCCCATTGGCGTGCGCGAGTTGCGCGCCTACAACGCGCGGCCATTGGCCGGCGTGTGGGCCACCCCGCCGTTCCTGCATAACGGCTCAGTACCCACGATCTTCCAATTGCTCTCGCCTCAGGACGAGCGCAGCACCACCTTCTACAAAGGCACGTTCAACTACGACCCGCGCCACCTGGGCTTTGAGACTGGCGCCTTCAAAAATGCCTTTGTGTTCGATACCACAATCACCGGCAACCACAACAGCGGTCACGAATTCCGTGACGGCAAGCGTGGCAATGGCGTGATCGGCCGCGCCCTGCTG
- a CDS encoding FKBP-type peptidyl-prolyl cis-trans isomerase translates to MKQHRLAAAVALVSLVLAGCDSQTSVELKTPAQKASYGIGLNMGKSLAQEGMDDLDSKAVAQGIEDAVGKKEQKLKDDELVEAFAALQKRAEERMTKMSEESATAGKKFLEENAKKDGVVTTASGLQYKIVKKADGAQPKPTDVVTVHYTGKLTNGTTFDSSVDRGSPIDLPVSGVIPGWVEGLQLMHVGEKVELYIPSDLAYGAQSPSPAIPANSVLVFDLELLAIKDPAKAEAPDAPAAPAAKK, encoded by the coding sequence ATGAAACAGCATCGGTTGGCGGCGGCGGTGGCCCTGGTTAGCCTGGTACTTGCGGGTTGTGATTCGCAGACCAGCGTAGAGCTGAAAACCCCGGCGCAGAAAGCTTCCTACGGCATCGGCCTGAACATGGGCAAAAGCCTTGCTCAAGAAGGCATGGATGACCTGGACTCCAAAGCAGTAGCCCAGGGCATCGAAGATGCCGTTGGCAAGAAAGAACAGAAGCTCAAAGACGACGAGCTGGTTGAAGCGTTTGCCGCACTGCAGAAGCGTGCTGAAGAACGCATGACCAAAATGAGCGAGGAGTCGGCAACCGCCGGCAAGAAATTCCTTGAAGAAAACGCCAAGAAAGACGGCGTAGTGACCACGGCTTCCGGTCTGCAGTACAAGATCGTGAAGAAGGCCGATGGCGCTCAGCCTAAGCCGACCGACGTGGTGACTGTTCACTACACCGGCAAGCTCACCAACGGCACTACCTTTGACAGCTCCGTAGATCGCGGTAGCCCGATTGACCTGCCGGTCAGCGGCGTGATCCCGGGTTGGGTCGAAGGCCTGCAACTGATGCACGTGGGCGAGAAGGTCGAGTTGTACATCCCGTCCGACCTGGCCTACGGCGCGCAGAGCCCGAGCCCTGCGATTCCAGCCAACTCCGTGCTGGTATTCGATCTGGAACTGCTGGCCATCAAGGACCCAGCCAAGGCTGAAGCCCCTGACGCTCCTGCTGCTCCGGCTGCCAAGAAGTAA
- a CDS encoding YkvA family protein, which translates to MKPPFNFTRFLPMAARLLGRGRLPTLLFAVAAKGSNQGNRLGKFKDDLKLLQALCLAYWRGEYRAISPKALISVVAGLMYFLSPIDAIPDFIPVFGMLDDIAVLAWVMKTLNGELSAFRAWRDAQRPEKLAVVERLPATAALLAQENPQKN; encoded by the coding sequence ATGAAACCACCTTTCAATTTCACCCGTTTCCTGCCCATGGCTGCGCGCTTGCTGGGCCGTGGGCGTTTACCTACCCTGCTGTTTGCCGTTGCCGCCAAAGGCTCAAACCAGGGCAACCGGCTGGGTAAGTTCAAGGATGATCTCAAATTGCTCCAGGCCCTGTGCCTGGCTTACTGGCGCGGAGAATACCGGGCGATCAGCCCCAAGGCGCTGATCTCGGTGGTGGCGGGGTTGATGTATTTCCTCAGCCCGATTGATGCGATCCCGGACTTTATCCCGGTATTCGGCATGCTCGATGACATCGCTGTGCTGGCATGGGTCATGAAGACCTTGAACGGCGAGCTGAGCGCTTTTCGCGCCTGGCGCGACGCCCAGCGCCCGGAAAAACTCGCCGTGGTTGAGCGACTGCCTGCGACGGCTGCACTCCTGGCCCAGGAAAACCCACAAAAAAACTGA
- a CDS encoding helix-turn-helix domain-containing protein produces MDIQIILRNGEPEYAVLPWDQYQALLKAAGQPQPTAASSPAAPITIDQDLRPLADLSGLREAKGLAIETLARTVGISPSYLGLIERGERQPDAAIRRSLAWELGVAGWRDES; encoded by the coding sequence ATGGATATTCAGATAATTTTACGCAATGGCGAGCCCGAGTATGCGGTGTTGCCATGGGACCAGTACCAGGCGCTGCTAAAAGCCGCCGGTCAGCCGCAACCCACAGCCGCTTCTTCCCCCGCCGCACCCATCACGATTGACCAGGACCTGCGCCCGCTCGCGGACCTGAGCGGCCTGCGTGAAGCCAAGGGCCTGGCCATCGAAACCCTGGCCCGCACGGTGGGTATCAGCCCGTCATATCTTGGATTGATTGAACGTGGTGAACGCCAGCCGGATGCCGCCATACGCCGCAGCCTGGCCTGGGAATTGGGCGTTGCAGGTTGGAGGGATGAATCTTGA
- a CDS encoding bifunctional diguanylate cyclase/phosphodiesterase, whose amino-acid sequence MTMTEQLNALGSILAQGSLHSLFQPIICLSERRILGYEALSRGPSNSPLHSPVALFSVASHAGRLSELEIACRESACRRFSEQKLPGKLFLNISPESLMETAHQPGRTLQLLRDFGIPPSQVVIELTEQTPTDDFDLLQTALHHYRNMGFAIALDDLGAGYSSLRLWSELRPDYVKIDRHFIDGIHQDALKREFVGSILQIARASRAQVIAEGIELPEELAVLTEMGVDLVQGYLLCRPQEQPPQEARLMLPKQDNANLTLSEESSDLSALLNEQPAVDQDTATALVLESFRRQANLNSLAVLDGRGHPVGIVHRHSLSDALLKPFATDLFARKPISRLMSDDFLAVELSQSLQQVSRLLTSRARQRIEEDFIITLNGDYLGLGRVIDVLKLITELKIQQARYANPLTLLPGNVPIQQCLTRLLQQRRESVICYVDIDSFKPFNDIYGYGRGDEVLLCLAQCLNDRVDPSRDFVGHIGGDDFLLVLGPQDWRKRLNQLLDDFHTQCRRFYRAEHLDAGCFVALNRQGARQEFALLSLSIGVVHLYPQACGQLDASQLAEMASQAKHHAKDVAGYSIHVIDSMDSLPQAL is encoded by the coding sequence ATGACCATGACCGAACAGCTGAATGCATTGGGTTCAATCCTGGCTCAAGGCAGTTTGCACAGCTTGTTCCAACCGATCATTTGCCTGTCCGAGCGGCGCATCCTCGGCTACGAAGCCCTCAGCCGTGGCCCGTCCAATAGCCCGCTGCACTCCCCCGTCGCCCTGTTCTCGGTAGCCAGCCATGCCGGGCGCCTCAGTGAACTGGAAATCGCCTGCCGTGAAAGCGCATGCCGGCGCTTCAGTGAACAGAAACTGCCGGGCAAACTGTTCCTGAACATCTCGCCGGAATCCCTGATGGAGACGGCGCACCAGCCGGGCCGCACGCTGCAACTGTTGCGCGACTTCGGTATCCCACCCAGCCAAGTGGTGATCGAGCTCACCGAGCAGACGCCAACCGACGATTTCGACTTGCTGCAAACCGCGCTGCATCATTACCGCAACATGGGCTTCGCCATCGCTCTGGATGACTTGGGCGCCGGCTATTCCAGCCTGCGTTTATGGTCGGAACTGCGCCCGGATTACGTGAAGATCGACCGGCATTTTATCGACGGCATCCACCAGGACGCGCTCAAGCGCGAATTCGTCGGCTCCATCTTGCAGATCGCCAGGGCATCCCGCGCCCAAGTCATTGCCGAAGGTATTGAGCTGCCCGAAGAATTGGCGGTGTTGACCGAGATGGGCGTTGACCTGGTCCAGGGCTACCTGCTCTGCCGTCCACAGGAACAGCCTCCCCAGGAAGCACGCCTGATGCTGCCCAAACAGGACAACGCCAACCTCACCCTCAGCGAAGAAAGCAGCGACCTCAGCGCCCTGCTCAACGAACAACCTGCAGTGGATCAGGACACCGCCACGGCCCTGGTCCTGGAATCCTTCCGCCGCCAGGCCAACCTCAACTCCCTGGCTGTGCTGGATGGGCGCGGCCACCCGGTCGGCATCGTGCACCGGCATTCCTTGTCGGACGCGCTGCTCAAGCCGTTCGCCACTGACCTGTTCGCGCGCAAGCCCATCAGCCGCTTGATGAGCGATGACTTTCTGGCGGTGGAGTTGAGCCAATCCCTGCAGCAAGTCAGCCGCTTGTTGACCAGCCGCGCACGCCAGCGAATTGAAGAAGATTTCATCATCACCCTCAATGGCGATTACCTCGGCCTGGGTCGGGTCATTGATGTGCTCAAGCTGATCACCGAACTGAAGATCCAACAAGCGCGTTACGCCAACCCACTGACACTGCTACCCGGCAATGTGCCGATTCAGCAATGCCTGACGCGCCTGCTGCAACAACGGCGCGAGTCGGTGATCTGCTACGTGGATATCGACAGCTTCAAGCCGTTCAACGATATCTATGGCTACGGGCGCGGGGATGAGGTGTTGCTGTGCCTGGCGCAGTGCCTGAACGACCGGGTCGACCCGAGCCGCGACTTTGTCGGGCATATCGGCGGGGATGATTTTTTGCTGGTGCTCGGCCCGCAGGATTGGCGCAAGCGGCTCAACCAGTTGCTGGATGACTTCCACACGCAATGCCGACGCTTCTATCGCGCCGAACACCTCGACGCCGGCTGCTTCGTGGCGTTGAACCGCCAGGGCGCGCGCCAGGAGTTCGCCTTGCTGTCGCTGTCGATCGGCGTGGTGCATTTGTATCCACAGGCCTGTGGACAACTGGATGCCAGCCAGTTGGCGGAGATGGCCTCACAGGCCAAGCACCACGCCAAGGATGTGGCCGGTTACAGCATTCATGTCATCGACAGCATGGACAGCCTGCCCCAGGCGCTCTAA
- a CDS encoding carboxy terminal-processing peptidase yields MKHLFPSTALAFFIGLGFASMSTNTFAANSWDNLQPDRDEVIASLNVVELLKRHHYSKPPLDDARSVIIYDSYLKLLDPSRSYFLASDIAEFDKWKTQFDDFLKSGDLQPAFTIYKRYLDRVKARLDFALGELNKGVDKLDFTQKETLLVDRKDAPWLTSTAALDDLWRKRVKDEVLRLKIAGKEPKAIQELLTKRYKNQLARLDQTRAEDIFQAYINTFAMSYDPHTNYLSPDNAENFDINMSLSLEGIGAVLQSDNDQVKIVRLVPAGPADKTKQVAPADKIIGVAQADKEMVDVVGWRLDEVVKLIRGPKGSVVRLEVIPHTNAPNDQTSKIVSITREAVKLEDQAVQKQVLNLKQDGKDYKLGVVVIPAFYLDFKAFRAGDPDYKSTTRDVKKILTELQKEKVDGVVIDLRNNGGGSLQEATELTSLFIDKGPTVLVRNADGRVDVLEDENPGAFYKGPMALLVNRLSASASEIFAGAMQDYHRALIVGGQTFGKGTVQTIQPLNHGELKLTIAKFYRVSGQSTQHQGVLPDVDFPSIIDTKEIGESALPEAMPWDTIRPAIKPASDPFKPYLTQLKADHDARSAKDAEFVFIRDKLALAKKLMEEKTVSLNEADRRAQHTDIENQQLVLENARRKAKGEDPLKELKKEDEDALPTEPEKTKPEDDAYLSETGRVLLDYLKISKQVAKQ; encoded by the coding sequence ATGAAGCATCTGTTCCCCAGCACCGCCCTCGCTTTTTTCATTGGTCTCGGCTTCGCGTCGATGTCGACCAATACGTTCGCAGCCAATAGCTGGGACAATCTTCAGCCTGATCGCGATGAGGTGATTGCCAGCCTTAACGTTGTCGAGTTGCTAAAGCGCCATCACTACAGCAAGCCGCCGCTGGACGACGCTCGCTCGGTGATCATCTATGACAGCTACCTCAAGCTGCTGGACCCGTCGCGCAGCTACTTCCTGGCCAGCGATATCGCTGAGTTCGACAAGTGGAAGACTCAGTTCGACGACTTCCTCAAGAGTGGCGACCTGCAGCCAGCGTTCACCATCTACAAGCGTTACCTGGACCGCGTCAAAGCGCGTCTGGACTTCGCCTTGGGTGAGCTGAACAAGGGCGTCGACAAGCTCGACTTCACGCAGAAGGAAACCCTTCTGGTGGACCGCAAGGACGCACCTTGGCTGACCAGCACCGCCGCGTTGGATGACCTGTGGCGCAAACGCGTCAAGGACGAAGTGCTGCGCTTGAAGATCGCCGGCAAAGAGCCGAAGGCCATTCAAGAGCTGTTGACCAAGCGCTACAAGAATCAGTTGGCACGTCTGGACCAGACCCGTGCCGAAGACATCTTCCAGGCCTACATCAACACCTTCGCGATGTCTTACGACCCGCACACCAATTATCTGTCGCCAGATAACGCGGAAAACTTTGATATCAACATGAGTCTGTCGCTGGAAGGCATTGGTGCCGTCCTGCAAAGCGACAATGACCAGGTCAAGATCGTGCGTCTGGTACCGGCAGGTCCTGCCGACAAGACCAAGCAGGTCGCCCCGGCGGACAAGATCATCGGCGTGGCCCAGGCCGACAAAGAGATGGTCGATGTGGTCGGCTGGCGCCTGGACGAAGTGGTCAAGCTGATCCGTGGGCCGAAAGGCAGCGTGGTGCGCCTGGAAGTGATTCCGCACACCAATGCGCCGAACGACCAGACCAGCAAGATCGTGTCCATCACCCGTGAAGCGGTGAAGCTCGAAGACCAGGCTGTGCAGAAGCAAGTCCTCAACCTCAAGCAGGATGGCAAGGATTACAAACTGGGCGTGGTGGTGATCCCGGCGTTCTACCTGGACTTCAAGGCGTTCCGCGCCGGTGACCCGGACTACAAGAGCACCACCCGCGACGTTAAGAAAATCCTGACAGAGCTGCAGAAGGAAAAAGTCGACGGCGTGGTCATCGACCTGCGCAACAACGGCGGCGGCTCCCTGCAGGAAGCCACCGAGCTGACCAGCCTGTTTATCGACAAAGGCCCGACCGTGTTGGTACGCAACGCTGACGGCCGTGTCGACGTGCTCGAAGACGAGAACCCGGGCGCGTTCTACAAAGGTCCGATGGCGTTGCTGGTCAACCGCCTCTCGGCCTCGGCTTCGGAGATTTTCGCCGGCGCCATGCAGGACTACCACCGCGCGTTGATCGTCGGCGGCCAGACCTTCGGTAAAGGCACCGTGCAGACCATTCAGCCGCTGAACCATGGCGAACTGAAGCTGACCATTGCCAAGTTCTACCGGGTTTCCGGGCAGAGCACCCAGCATCAGGGCGTACTGCCGGATGTTGATTTCCCGTCGATCATCGACACCAAGGAAATCGGCGAAAGCGCGCTGCCCGAAGCGATGCCGTGGGACACCATTCGCCCTGCGATCAAACCCGCTTCGGACCCGTTCAAGCCGTACCTGACGCAGCTCAAGGCTGACCATGACGCTCGCTCCGCCAAGGATGCCGAGTTCGTGTTTATCCGCGACAAACTGGCCCTGGCCAAGAAGCTGATGGAAGAAAAAACCGTCAGCCTTAACGAAGCGGATCGCCGTGCGCAGCACACCGACATCGAGAATCAGCAGCTTGTGCTGGAAAACGCCCGCCGCAAGGCCAAGGGCGAAGACCCGCTCAAAGAGCTGAAGAAAGAAGATGAGGATGCCCTGCCGACCGAGCCTGAAAAAACCAAGCCGGAAGACGACGCCTACCTGTCCGAGACAGGCCGGGTACTGCTGGACTACCTGAAAATCAGCAAGCAGGTGGCCAAGCAGTAA
- a CDS encoding zinc-binding dehydrogenase — MKALQGVEGHVEWLEEPSPTCDVGQVRIRVAAAGLNRADLLQRAGLYPPPPGASHVLGLECSGVISEVGAGSSWQVGDRVCALLAGGGMAEEVVVDARHVLPVPEGLSLAEAAALPEVYSTAWLNLFQLAGLKPGEKVLLHAGASGVGSAAIQLCKAFGSPCWVSVGSAERLAYCEALGAQGGVVRTDGIEGLRDFGPFDVILDPVGGNYAALDLKLLALDGRWVLIGLMGGRDAQLDLAQVLGKRIQLLGSTLRSRSDEFKADLLSDLSQQVWPLFAEGRLNPQLAKTFSIRDAEAAFAALASNQISGKLVLVIDESLV; from the coding sequence GTGAAAGCATTGCAAGGCGTTGAAGGTCATGTGGAGTGGTTGGAAGAGCCCAGTCCTACCTGCGATGTAGGCCAAGTTCGCATTCGTGTGGCGGCTGCTGGCCTTAATCGCGCCGATTTGTTACAGCGCGCGGGGCTCTATCCGCCCCCTCCGGGTGCCAGCCATGTACTCGGCCTGGAGTGTTCCGGGGTAATCAGCGAAGTGGGTGCAGGTTCGTCCTGGCAAGTCGGTGATCGCGTCTGCGCGCTGCTGGCCGGTGGTGGCATGGCCGAAGAAGTGGTGGTGGACGCCCGCCACGTGCTGCCCGTGCCGGAAGGTTTGTCGCTGGCCGAAGCCGCGGCGTTGCCAGAGGTGTACAGCACGGCATGGCTGAATCTGTTCCAGTTGGCGGGCCTTAAACCCGGTGAAAAAGTGTTGTTGCATGCCGGCGCCAGCGGCGTGGGCTCGGCGGCAATCCAGTTGTGCAAGGCATTTGGCAGCCCCTGCTGGGTCAGTGTCGGCTCGGCGGAACGGCTGGCCTACTGCGAGGCGCTCGGCGCTCAGGGCGGCGTGGTACGTACCGACGGTATTGAAGGGCTGCGCGATTTTGGGCCGTTCGATGTGATCCTCGACCCGGTTGGCGGCAACTACGCGGCCCTGGACCTGAAGCTGCTGGCCCTGGATGGTCGTTGGGTGTTGATTGGCTTGATGGGCGGGCGTGACGCTCAGCTCGACTTGGCTCAGGTGCTGGGCAAGCGCATCCAGTTACTCGGCTCGACCTTGCGCAGCCGCAGCGATGAGTTCAAGGCGGACCTGTTGAGTGATTTGAGCCAGCAGGTGTGGCCGCTGTTTGCAGAGGGGCGCTTGAACCCGCAACTGGCCAAGACCTTCTCGATCAGGGATGCCGAGGCGGCCTTTGCCGCGTTGGCGAGCAACCAGATTTCCGGGAAATTGGTGTTAGTGATTGACGAGAGCTTGGTCTGA
- a CDS encoding HAD family hydrolase, translating into MALVIFDLDDTLIHGDCATLWSEQMGRLGWVDPESFMRKNNELMDAYSQGKLLMEDFMDFSLEPMIGRTPEEIDHLVEPWVEDVIEPLIYSDATKTIARHRANGDRILVISASGTHLVTPIAARIGIDEVLGIDLDVSHGAYSGRTVGVLTYREGKITRLLEWLEQEGESLEGAYFYSDSRNDLPLLLKVDHPQVVNPDPVLREHAEKAGWPIHQWV; encoded by the coding sequence ATGGCATTGGTAATTTTTGATCTGGACGACACCTTGATCCACGGCGACTGCGCCACGCTGTGGAGCGAGCAGATGGGTCGCCTGGGCTGGGTCGACCCTGAGTCGTTCATGCGCAAGAACAACGAACTGATGGACGCCTACAGCCAGGGCAAGCTGTTGATGGAGGACTTCATGGACTTCAGCCTGGAGCCGATGATCGGGCGCACGCCGGAAGAAATCGACCACTTGGTAGAGCCATGGGTCGAGGATGTGATTGAGCCGCTGATCTACAGCGACGCCACCAAAACCATCGCCCGGCACCGCGCGAATGGCGACCGGATTCTGGTGATTTCCGCCTCGGGTACTCACTTGGTTACGCCGATTGCCGCACGTATCGGTATCGATGAAGTGCTGGGGATTGATCTGGACGTCAGCCATGGCGCTTACAGCGGCCGTACCGTGGGTGTGCTGACTTACCGTGAAGGCAAGATCACACGGTTGCTGGAATGGTTGGAGCAGGAAGGTGAATCACTGGAGGGGGCGTATTTCTACTCGGATTCGCGCAATGATTTGCCATTGCTGCTGAAGGTCGATCACCCGCAGGTGGTGAACCCGGACCCGGTGTTGCGCGAGCATGCTGAAAAAGCCGGCTGGCCGATTCATCAGTGGGTGTGA
- a CDS encoding ABC transporter ATP-binding protein codes for MSFVSVQHLQKGYAGTPVFSDINCEIAKGEFVTLLGPSGCGKSTLLRCIAGLTSVDSGKILLDGQDIVPLSPQKRHIGMVFQSYALFPNMTVEQNVAFGLRMQKVNADDSHKRVQEVLQLVELKELAGRYPHQMSGGQCQRVALARSLVTRPRLLLLDEPLSALDARIRKHLREQIRQIQRELGLTTIFVTHDQEEALTMSDRIFLMNQGKIVQSGDAETLYTAPVDVFAAGFIGNYNLLDADKASQLLQRPISGRIAIRPEAIELSRSGELDALVRSHSLLGNVIRYRVEARGVELVVDVLNRSADDLHPDGQRLALSIDPSALCEVA; via the coding sequence ATGAGCTTCGTCAGCGTCCAACACCTGCAAAAAGGCTACGCCGGCACCCCGGTGTTCAGCGACATCAACTGCGAGATCGCCAAGGGCGAGTTCGTCACCCTGCTCGGCCCGTCCGGCTGCGGCAAGTCGACCTTGCTGCGCTGCATCGCCGGGCTTACGTCGGTGGACAGTGGGAAAATTCTGCTGGATGGCCAGGACATCGTCCCCCTGAGCCCGCAGAAACGGCATATCGGCATGGTGTTCCAGAGCTATGCGCTGTTCCCCAACATGACCGTGGAACAGAACGTCGCCTTCGGCCTGCGCATGCAAAAGGTCAACGCCGACGACAGCCACAAGCGTGTGCAGGAAGTGCTGCAACTGGTGGAACTCAAGGAACTCGCCGGTCGCTACCCGCACCAGATGTCCGGCGGCCAGTGCCAGCGTGTGGCACTCGCCCGCTCCCTGGTGACCCGCCCGCGCCTGTTGCTGCTGGATGAGCCGCTGTCGGCGCTGGACGCACGGATCCGCAAGCATCTGCGCGAACAGATCCGCCAGATCCAGCGTGAACTGGGGCTGACCACGATCTTCGTGACCCATGACCAGGAAGAAGCCCTGACCATGTCGGACCGCATCTTCCTGATGAACCAGGGCAAGATTGTGCAGAGCGGCGATGCCGAGACCCTCTACACTGCGCCGGTGGATGTATTCGCCGCCGGGTTTATCGGCAACTACAACCTGCTCGACGCCGACAAGGCCAGCCAATTGCTGCAACGCCCGATCAGCGGGCGCATCGCGATTCGCCCGGAAGCCATCGAACTGAGCCGCAGCGGCGAGCTGGACGCGCTGGTGCGCAGCCACAGCCTGCTGGGCAACGTGATTCGCTACCGCGTTGAAGCGCGCGGCGTGGAGTTGGTGGTCGACGTGCTCAACCGTTCCGCCGACGACCTGCACCCGGATGGGCAGCGCCTGGCACTTTCCATCGACCCGAGTGCGTTGTGTGAAGTAGCCTGA
- a CDS encoding ABC transporter permease — protein sequence MSRAEAGSASLYHRVVVYVLFAILVLPLVGTFVYSIASSWSATILPAGFTVKWYVQLWSDPRFLAAFGQSLLVCVGALILSVVLILPLLFVVHYHFPKLDALMNILILLPFAVPPVVSSVGLLQLYGSGPFAMVGTPWILIGCYFTVALPFMYRAITNNLQAINLRDLMDASQLLGASTWQAAILVVLPNLRKGLMVALLLSFSFLFGEFVFANILVGTRYETLQVYLNNMRNTSGHFTSAIVISYFFFVLVLTWAANILNKDKSQ from the coding sequence ATGTCTCGCGCTGAAGCCGGCTCGGCCTCCCTCTACCATCGGGTAGTGGTGTATGTGTTATTCGCGATCCTGGTGTTGCCGCTGGTGGGCACCTTTGTCTACTCCATTGCCAGCAGTTGGTCGGCAACGATCTTGCCGGCCGGTTTCACCGTCAAATGGTACGTGCAGCTCTGGAGCGACCCACGCTTCCTGGCTGCCTTCGGCCAGTCGCTGCTGGTGTGCGTGGGCGCACTGATCCTGTCGGTGGTGCTGATTTTGCCGCTGCTGTTCGTGGTGCATTACCACTTCCCCAAACTCGACGCGCTGATGAACATTTTGATCCTGCTGCCCTTCGCGGTGCCGCCGGTGGTGTCATCTGTGGGCTTGCTGCAATTGTATGGCTCCGGGCCATTTGCAATGGTGGGCACGCCGTGGATTCTGATCGGCTGCTACTTCACCGTGGCTCTACCGTTCATGTACCGCGCGATCACCAACAACCTTCAAGCGATCAACCTGCGCGACCTGATGGACGCCTCGCAACTGCTGGGTGCCAGCACCTGGCAGGCGGCGATCCTGGTGGTGCTGCCAAACCTGCGCAAAGGCCTGATGGTGGCGCTGCTGCTGTCGTTCTCGTTTCTGTTCGGTGAGTTCGTGTTTGCCAATATTCTGGTGGGCACCCGCTATGAAACCCTGCAGGTCTACCTGAACAACATGCGCAACACGAGCGGCCACTTCACCAGTGCCATCGTCATTTCCTATTTCTTCTTTGTGCTGGTGCTGACCTGGGCCGCCAATATCTTGAACAAGGACAAAAGCCAATGA